A stretch of the Planctomicrobium piriforme genome encodes the following:
- a CDS encoding type II toxin-antitoxin system VapC family toxin, translating to MMFLLDTNVWVTYLRGKSSLVKQQIEVKAPHEIALCSVVLGELFYGVLRSQNAMKNRSAVETLVTPYVCLPFDDAAADRYAAIRYDLETAGASIGPYDLQIAAIALVHNCTVVTHNKAEFGRIPDLLIEDWETS from the coding sequence ATGATGTTCCTGCTCGATACAAACGTCTGGGTGACCTACCTGCGAGGCAAAAGTTCACTGGTCAAGCAGCAGATCGAGGTCAAGGCTCCTCATGAAATCGCACTTTGCTCGGTAGTCTTAGGCGAACTGTTTTACGGGGTCTTGCGAAGCCAGAATGCGATGAAGAACCGCTCTGCGGTTGAAACTCTCGTTACCCCCTATGTTTGTCTGCCGTTCGATGACGCAGCGGCGGACCGATACGCCGCCATCCGCTATGATCTGGAAACTGCTGGCGCATCAATCGGCCCATACGATCTGCAAATCGCTGCGATTGCATTGGTTCACAACTGCACCGTTGTCACCCACAACAAAGCAGAGTTCGGGCGCATTCCTGATCTCTTGATTGAAGACTGGGAAACTTCTTGA